A genome region from Crossiella equi includes the following:
- a CDS encoding bifunctional aldolase/short-chain dehydrogenase: MGRVSTHPEVAALLARAHALGADPRNTNYAGGNASAKSSATDPVTGKDVDLLWVKGSGGDLGTLTEAGLAVLRLDRLRALAEVYPGVDREDEMVAAFDYCLHGKGGAAPSIDTAMHGLLADAHVDHLHPDAGIALATAAGGEALTRECFGDRVLWTPWRRPGFQLGLDLAALRRANPSAIGVILGGHGITAWGSTSEQCREHSLEIIRCAHEFITERGRPEPFGAVRPEWTPLPEGERRARAAELAPLLRGLASASSFAASGRYQVGHFTDTPEVLDFLSREQMPRLAALGTSCPDHFLRTKVRPLVLDPNTPAAEQFEAYRADYRAYYERHATPTSPPMRGADPAIVLVPGVGMFSYGADKQTARVAGEFYVNAINVMRGAEALSAYEPIPEAEKFRIEYWDLEEAKLRRRPAPKPLAGRVALVTGAGSGIGKATACRLAAEGACVVVSDVDGARAREAAAELGTADVAVGITADVTGSESVRAAFAAACLAFGGVDLVVNNAGLSISKPLLETTDRDWDLQHRVMARGSFLIAREAARVLVEQGLGGDIVYIASKNGVFAGPNNIAYGAAKADQAHQVRLLAAELGEHGVRVNGVNPDGVVRGSGIFAGGWGAQRAAVYGVPEQELGSYYAQRTLLKAEVLPEHVAAAVLVLTAGELSRSTGMFVPVDGGVTAAFLR, translated from the coding sequence GTGGGGCGCGTGAGCACCCACCCGGAGGTCGCGGCGCTGCTGGCCCGCGCGCACGCGCTCGGCGCGGACCCGCGCAACACCAACTACGCGGGCGGCAACGCCTCGGCCAAGTCCAGCGCCACCGACCCGGTCACCGGCAAGGACGTGGACCTGTTGTGGGTCAAGGGTTCCGGCGGCGACCTGGGCACCCTGACCGAGGCCGGGCTGGCCGTGCTGCGCCTGGACCGCCTGCGCGCGCTGGCCGAGGTCTACCCGGGCGTGGACCGCGAGGACGAGATGGTCGCCGCGTTCGACTACTGCCTGCACGGCAAGGGCGGCGCGGCCCCGTCCATCGACACCGCCATGCACGGCCTGCTGGCGGACGCGCACGTCGACCACCTGCACCCCGACGCGGGCATCGCGCTGGCCACCGCGGCGGGCGGCGAGGCGCTCACCCGCGAGTGCTTCGGCGACCGCGTGCTCTGGACTCCCTGGCGGCGGCCGGGTTTCCAGCTCGGCCTGGACCTCGCGGCGCTGCGCCGGGCGAACCCGTCGGCCATCGGTGTCATCCTCGGCGGGCACGGGATCACCGCCTGGGGGAGCACCTCCGAGCAGTGTCGCGAGCACTCGTTGGAGATCATCCGGTGTGCGCACGAGTTCATCACCGAACGCGGTCGTCCGGAGCCCTTTGGCGCGGTCCGTCCCGAGTGGACACCGCTGCCCGAGGGCGAGCGCCGGGCGCGGGCGGCCGAGCTGGCGCCGTTGCTGCGCGGCCTGGCCTCGGCCTCCTCCTTCGCCGCCTCCGGCCGCTACCAGGTCGGGCACTTCACCGACACGCCTGAGGTGCTCGACTTCCTCAGTCGTGAGCAGATGCCGCGCCTGGCCGCGCTGGGCACCTCCTGCCCGGACCACTTCCTGCGCACCAAGGTCCGGCCGCTGGTGCTCGACCCGAACACGCCCGCGGCCGAGCAGTTCGAGGCCTACCGGGCCGACTACCGCGCCTACTACGAGCGCCACGCCACGCCGACCTCCCCGCCGATGCGCGGCGCGGACCCGGCGATCGTGCTGGTGCCGGGGGTCGGCATGTTCTCCTACGGCGCGGACAAGCAGACCGCGCGGGTGGCGGGGGAGTTCTACGTCAACGCCATCAACGTGATGCGCGGCGCCGAGGCCCTCTCCGCCTACGAGCCGATCCCGGAGGCGGAGAAGTTCCGCATCGAGTACTGGGACCTGGAGGAGGCCAAGCTCCGCCGCCGTCCCGCGCCCAAGCCCCTGGCGGGCCGGGTCGCGCTGGTCACCGGCGCGGGCTCGGGCATCGGCAAGGCCACCGCGTGCAGGCTGGCCGCCGAGGGCGCGTGCGTTGTCGTGTCCGATGTGGACGGTGCGCGGGCGCGGGAAGCCGCGGCCGAGCTGGGCACGGCCGACGTGGCGGTGGGCATCACCGCCGACGTCACCGGCTCGGAGTCGGTGCGGGCCGCGTTCGCCGCCGCCTGCCTGGCCTTCGGCGGGGTCGACCTGGTGGTCAACAACGCCGGGCTGTCCATCTCCAAGCCCCTGCTTGAGACCACCGACCGGGACTGGGACCTCCAGCACCGGGTGATGGCCCGGGGCTCGTTCCTCATCGCCCGGGAAGCGGCCCGGGTGCTCGTGGAACAGGGCCTGGGCGGCGACATCGTCTACATCGCCAGCAAGAACGGCGTGTTCGCCGGTCCGAACAACATCGCCTACGGTGCGGCCAAGGCCGACCAGGCGCACCAGGTCCGCTTGCTCGCGGCGGAGCTGGGGGAGCACGGGGTGCGGGTGAACGGGGTCAACCCGGACGGGGTGGTCCGGGGGTCGGGGATCTTCGCGGGCGGGTGGGGAGCCCAGCGCGCGGCGGTCTACGGGGTGCCCGAGCAAGAACTGGGGAGCTACTACGCGCAACGCACCCTGCTCAAGGCAGAGGTGTTGCCGGAACACGTCGCGGCCGCGGTCCTCGTGCTGACCGCGGGCGAGCTGAGCCGGTCCACGGGCATGTTCGTCCCGGTGGACGGCGGGGTCACGGCGGCGTTCCTGCGATGA
- a CDS encoding LuxR C-terminal-related transcriptional regulator, translating into MVVADTIREQAVLTEEEVTLLRLLATGLPIDAVARRLDLSERTVRRRTRAMCNQLGFSSSIQVIVWAVRRGLV; encoded by the coding sequence ATGGTGGTAGCCGACACCATCCGCGAACAGGCCGTGCTGACCGAGGAGGAGGTCACGCTGCTGCGGCTGCTGGCCACCGGCCTGCCGATCGACGCGGTCGCCCGGCGACTGGACCTGTCCGAGCGCACGGTGCGCAGGCGCACCCGCGCCATGTGCAACCAGCTGGGCTTCTCCAGCAGCATCCAGGTCATCGTGTGGGCGGTGCGCCGGGGCCTGGTGTGA
- a CDS encoding rhamnulokinase, with protein sequence MRVAAVDLGASSGRVMSAELGPGGLTLTEVHRFANRPLRLRGTLHWNLPALYQEVLDGLHELTGTGLRGVGIDSWAVDYALLDGDGGLLGLPVHYRDDRTEGRLEELLARIPPDTLYARTGLQHLRINTLVQLLAEGPRLHRAAHLLLVPDLLTYWLTGELGAERTNASTTQLLDVTTGEWATDLLSAVDIPAGILPPLREPGTVAGTTDVLPDPLRVTRVASHDTASAVAAVPAETEHFAYISCGTWSLVGLELDAPVLTEASRAANFTNEQGLDGTTRYLRNVVGLWLLQECQRTWAADFPALLSAAADLPSPKVPLDVNDPVFLPPGDMPTRVQRWYAARDLPVPRTPPGLTRAILVGLAHAHHEAITEAIRLTGRSVEVVHLVGGGAANTLLCQLTADACGLPVVAGPVEATALGNALVQLRADRDLPLPALRELIRRSTDLVRYDPR encoded by the coding sequence GTGAGGGTCGCGGCGGTGGACCTCGGCGCGTCCAGCGGCCGGGTCATGTCGGCGGAGCTGGGCCCGGGCGGGCTGACGCTGACCGAGGTCCACCGCTTCGCCAACCGGCCCCTGCGGCTGCGCGGCACCCTGCACTGGAACCTGCCCGCGCTCTACCAGGAGGTCCTGGACGGGCTGCACGAGCTCACCGGCACCGGCCTGCGCGGCGTGGGCATCGACTCCTGGGCGGTGGACTACGCCCTGCTGGACGGGGACGGCGGCCTGCTGGGCCTGCCGGTGCACTACCGGGACGACCGCACCGAGGGTCGGCTGGAGGAGCTGCTGGCGAGGATCCCGCCGGACACCCTGTACGCGCGCACCGGCCTGCAGCACCTGCGCATCAACACCCTGGTGCAGCTGCTGGCCGAAGGACCGCGCCTGCACCGGGCCGCGCACCTGCTGCTGGTCCCGGACCTGCTGACCTACTGGCTGACCGGCGAGCTGGGTGCGGAGCGCACGAACGCCTCCACCACGCAGCTGCTGGACGTGACCACGGGGGAGTGGGCCACCGACCTGCTGTCCGCGGTGGACATCCCGGCCGGGATCCTGCCCCCGCTGCGGGAACCGGGCACCGTCGCCGGGACCACAGACGTGTTGCCGGACCCGCTGCGCGTGACCCGGGTGGCCTCGCACGACACCGCGAGCGCGGTGGCCGCGGTCCCGGCCGAGACCGAGCACTTCGCCTACATCTCCTGCGGCACCTGGTCCCTGGTGGGCCTGGAGCTCGACGCCCCGGTGCTGACCGAGGCGAGCCGGGCGGCGAACTTCACCAACGAGCAGGGCCTGGACGGCACCACCCGCTACCTGCGCAACGTCGTGGGCCTGTGGCTGCTCCAGGAGTGCCAGCGCACCTGGGCGGCCGACTTCCCGGCACTGCTGTCAGCCGCGGCCGACCTGCCGTCCCCGAAGGTTCCCCTGGACGTGAACGACCCGGTCTTCCTGCCGCCGGGCGACATGCCGACCCGCGTCCAGCGCTGGTACGCGGCCCGCGACCTGCCGGTGCCGCGGACCCCGCCCGGCCTGACCCGGGCGATCCTGGTGGGCCTGGCCCACGCCCACCACGAGGCGATCACCGAGGCCATCCGCCTCACCGGCCGGTCGGTCGAGGTGGTGCACCTGGTGGGCGGCGGCGCGGCCAACACCCTGCTGTGCCAGCTCACCGCGGACGCCTGCGGGCTGCCGGTGGTCGCGGGCCCGGTGGAGGCCACCGCCCTGGGCAACGCCCTGGTCCAGCTGCGCGCCGACCGCGACCTGCCCCTGCCCGCCCTGCGCGAGCTCATCCGCCGGAGCACCGACCTGGTCCGCTACGACCCGCGGTAG
- a CDS encoding endonuclease/exonuclease/phosphatase family protein, protein MASTAAAPPQVPLRRGRRVLSLFAWAALVPVAVLLVVRVLGLDGGSVLALPVAGFPLVAAGTTVLAALFGILRLRAGWVALGLVLVQAVVLLPRFVADGADVPSAAPRIRVATVNALKGRVDPSALMEVVRRERVDVLAVQELPEAGVRALREAGLEAELPHVEPHPEVDTSLYSRLPLREGGLLDAPTTWPQTTAKVEVAGRSLTLVGVHTYYPAGNPGRWGQDMAALRSVAGRDVVVLGDFNATLDHSAMRELLAAGLADAHDELGIGWAPTWPADGVLPPLVQLDHVLHGSGLAPVSARTEQLPRTDHRMVVAELALLP, encoded by the coding sequence ATGGCGTCAACCGCGGCCGCTCCGCCCCAGGTACCCCTTCGACGAGGGCGGCGGGTGCTGTCCCTGTTCGCCTGGGCGGCACTGGTCCCGGTGGCCGTGCTGCTGGTGGTGCGGGTGCTCGGGCTGGACGGCGGGAGCGTGCTCGCGCTGCCCGTGGCCGGGTTCCCGCTGGTCGCGGCCGGGACCACGGTGCTCGCCGCGCTGTTCGGGATACTGCGGCTGCGGGCCGGGTGGGTGGCGCTCGGGCTGGTGCTGGTGCAGGCCGTCGTGCTGCTGCCCCGGTTCGTCGCCGACGGGGCGGACGTGCCCTCGGCCGCGCCCCGGATCCGGGTGGCGACCGTCAACGCCCTCAAGGGGCGGGTGGACCCCTCGGCGCTGATGGAGGTGGTGCGGCGCGAGCGGGTGGACGTGCTGGCCGTGCAGGAGCTGCCCGAGGCCGGGGTGCGCGCCCTGCGCGAGGCCGGGCTGGAGGCCGAGCTGCCGCACGTGGAGCCGCACCCCGAGGTGGACACCTCGCTGTACTCGCGGTTGCCGCTGCGGGAGGGCGGGCTGCTCGACGCGCCCACCACCTGGCCGCAGACCACGGCGAAGGTCGAGGTCGCCGGGCGGAGCCTCACCCTGGTCGGCGTGCACACCTACTACCCCGCCGGGAACCCCGGGCGGTGGGGGCAGGACATGGCCGCGCTGCGGTCGGTGGCCGGGCGGGACGTCGTGGTCCTGGGCGACTTCAACGCCACGCTCGACCACTCGGCCATGCGCGAGCTCCTGGCGGCCGGTCTGGCCGACGCGCACGACGAGCTCGGCATCGGCTGGGCGCCCACCTGGCCCGCCGACGGGGTGCTGCCGCCGCTGGTGCAGCTGGACCACGTGCTGCACGGCAGCGGGCTGGCGCCGGTGTCGGCGCGGACCGAGCAGCTGCCCAGGACCGATCACCGCATGGTGGTGGCCGAGCTCGCCCTGCTGCCCTGA
- a CDS encoding GH92 family glycosyl hydrolase produces MGGLFVPASAHAQPPADPTTLVNPFVGTQNFGNTFPGASAPFGMVQVSPDTGGQGGYDYKQDQIHGFSQTHLSGVGCGVAGELPMMPTTGAVDSVEHTGYRSKYSHADEEATPGYYRVGLSRYGVNAELTATARSGWQRYTFPATTAANVLFNTGKANQGVHDSEIHVVDDRTLEGRVRAGGFCAGKDDHTVYFTASFDRPFASFGTWRGTTKSPGSRDAAGAGGNGAWVTFDASADRDVVVKVGLSYTGVDGARRNLAAETADSYDFDATRAKLHQAWTQRLRSVTIGGGGTERRTAFYTALYHSLLHPNLAGDVDGKYLGFDDEVRTATDFTPYQNLSLWDTYRPQNQLLELLEPQVARDVALSVLAAGRDGGWLPRWALANSETNIMTGDPVTPFLVEAWSKGLLAGHEREAYALLRKNALSTPPAESVYNGRSGVDYYNQRGYIPSGLKLGVDCAHKGGDNDCVHPASATMEYAAADASLALMAQALGERADARLFGERGQWYKNLWDKGISQFRPRTKDGTWVTPYDPVGAGHQFHEGGAYQYQWLVPQDPAGLVGLMGGRKATEKRLDEFFAYDKLLRDPAGTARKDWITDPYDYYGKPTYNPNNEPDLHAPYMYLWAGAPAKAATVVRAAMTLFTTGPDGMTGNDDLGTMSAWYVFSSLGLYPTMSGANYLALSSPQFPEATVTIGPWAGRQGGTLTVKAPGASDANRYIQKVALNGRDVQRTWLPWQDLAKGGTLTHTLGTSPSAWGTNPQAEPPSVNRDRGDLRHHVDTSPRQTSVLLPTSTKPQPVTLPLDVLAQSPAVTAALVRAKGPEGWPLTYPQLPLLFHSWQLPTQQTANLTLTVPANTPPGTYPLTITTQALGANKTTHDLRITLDTRSTCAPAVQNACALDLTPHQTHDGTATPEAPAEGNFDGSGWSYDATLLPKAGPITWNNTPYTAPDPTGTAPNFLESTGQSLLLPEGTHTKVNLVSSSHNGPVTTSLVARYTDGTTTTLPTTIGDWAGSTPQGTTIALDMPHRVKAGQGQDTPPVRLFSQTLPLDPTKSLVSLTLPNDPRVEIYALTLT; encoded by the coding sequence ATGGGCGGGCTGTTCGTGCCCGCCAGTGCCCACGCCCAGCCGCCCGCCGACCCGACCACACTGGTCAACCCGTTCGTCGGCACCCAGAACTTCGGCAACACCTTCCCCGGCGCCAGCGCGCCGTTCGGCATGGTGCAGGTCAGCCCGGACACCGGCGGGCAAGGCGGCTACGACTACAAGCAGGACCAGATCCACGGCTTCTCCCAGACCCACCTGTCCGGGGTGGGCTGCGGGGTGGCCGGTGAGCTGCCGATGATGCCGACCACCGGCGCGGTCGACTCGGTCGAGCACACCGGCTACCGGTCCAAGTACTCCCACGCCGACGAGGAGGCCACGCCGGGCTACTACCGCGTGGGCCTGTCCCGGTACGGGGTGAACGCCGAGCTGACCGCGACCGCCCGCAGCGGCTGGCAGCGCTACACCTTCCCCGCCACCACCGCGGCCAACGTCCTGTTCAACACCGGCAAGGCCAACCAGGGCGTGCACGACTCGGAGATCCACGTCGTGGACGACCGCACCCTGGAGGGCCGGGTGCGCGCGGGCGGCTTCTGCGCGGGCAAGGACGACCACACCGTCTACTTCACCGCCAGCTTCGACCGCCCGTTCGCCTCCTTCGGCACCTGGCGCGGCACCACCAAGAGCCCCGGCAGCCGCGACGCGGCGGGTGCGGGCGGCAACGGCGCGTGGGTCACCTTCGACGCCTCCGCCGACCGGGACGTCGTGGTCAAGGTCGGCCTGTCCTACACCGGCGTGGACGGCGCGCGCCGCAACCTGGCCGCCGAGACCGCCGACTCCTACGACTTCGACGCCACCCGCGCGAAGCTGCACCAGGCCTGGACGCAGCGGCTGAGGTCGGTGACCATCGGCGGCGGCGGCACCGAACGCCGCACCGCCTTCTACACCGCGCTCTACCACTCGCTGCTGCACCCCAACCTGGCCGGTGACGTCGACGGCAAGTACCTCGGTTTCGACGACGAGGTGCGCACCGCCACCGACTTCACGCCGTACCAGAACCTCTCGCTCTGGGACACCTACCGTCCGCAGAACCAGCTGCTGGAACTGCTGGAGCCCCAGGTGGCGCGCGATGTCGCGCTGTCCGTGCTGGCCGCGGGCCGGGACGGCGGCTGGCTGCCGCGCTGGGCACTGGCCAACAGCGAGACCAACATCATGACCGGCGACCCGGTCACCCCGTTCCTGGTCGAGGCCTGGTCGAAGGGCCTGCTCGCGGGCCACGAACGCGAGGCCTACGCGTTGCTGCGCAAGAACGCGCTGAGCACCCCGCCCGCCGAGTCCGTCTACAACGGACGGTCTGGTGTGGACTACTACAACCAGCGCGGCTACATCCCGTCCGGGTTGAAGCTGGGCGTGGACTGCGCGCACAAGGGCGGCGACAACGACTGCGTGCACCCGGCCTCGGCGACCATGGAGTACGCGGCGGCCGACGCCTCCCTGGCCCTGATGGCGCAGGCGCTCGGGGAACGCGCGGACGCGCGGCTGTTCGGTGAACGCGGCCAGTGGTACAAGAACCTGTGGGACAAGGGCATCAGCCAGTTCCGACCGCGCACCAAGGACGGCACCTGGGTCACGCCCTACGACCCGGTCGGCGCCGGTCACCAGTTCCACGAGGGCGGCGCGTACCAGTACCAGTGGCTGGTGCCGCAGGACCCGGCTGGCCTGGTCGGGCTGATGGGCGGCCGCAAGGCCACGGAGAAGCGCCTGGACGAGTTCTTCGCCTACGACAAGCTGCTGCGCGACCCGGCGGGCACCGCCCGCAAGGACTGGATCACCGATCCCTACGACTACTACGGCAAGCCGACCTACAACCCGAACAACGAGCCGGACCTGCACGCCCCGTACATGTACCTGTGGGCGGGCGCCCCGGCCAAGGCGGCCACGGTCGTGCGGGCGGCGATGACCCTGTTCACCACGGGCCCGGACGGCATGACCGGCAACGACGACCTGGGCACGATGTCGGCCTGGTACGTCTTCTCCTCCCTGGGCCTGTACCCGACGATGAGCGGCGCGAACTACCTGGCGCTGTCCAGCCCGCAGTTCCCGGAGGCGACGGTCACGATCGGCCCGTGGGCAGGCCGCCAGGGCGGCACCCTGACGGTCAAGGCGCCGGGCGCCTCGGATGCCAACCGCTACATCCAGAAGGTGGCCCTCAACGGCCGGGACGTCCAGCGCACCTGGCTGCCCTGGCAGGACCTGGCCAAGGGCGGCACGCTGACCCACACGCTGGGCACGTCACCGTCGGCCTGGGGCACGAACCCGCAGGCGGAACCACCGTCGGTGAACCGCGACCGGGGCGACCTCCGCCACCATGTGGACACCTCCCCGCGCCAGACCTCGGTCCTGCTGCCGACCTCGACGAAACCACAGCCGGTGACCCTGCCCCTGGACGTCCTGGCCCAGTCCCCGGCGGTCACGGCGGCCCTGGTCCGGGCGAAGGGTCCAGAAGGCTGGCCCCTGACCTACCCCCAACTCCCCCTGCTGTTCCACTCCTGGCAGCTGCCGACCCAGCAGACGGCGAACCTGACCCTGACGGTCCCTGCGAACACCCCACCGGGCACCTACCCCCTGACGATCACCACCCAGGCGCTGGGCGCGAACAAGACCACCCACGACCTGCGCATCACCCTGGACACAAGATCCACCTGTGCCCCGGCAGTCCAGAACGCCTGCGCCCTGGACCTGACCCCGCACCAAACCCACGACGGCACCGCCACCCCGGAGGCCCCCGCCGAGGGCAACTTCGACGGCAGCGGCTGGAGCTACGACGCGACCCTGCTCCCCAAGGCGGGCCCGATCACCTGGAACAACACCCCCTACACGGCCCCGGACCCCACGGGCACAGCCCCGAACTTCCTGGAGTCCACAGGCCAGTCCCTCCTTCTTCCAGAAGGCACCCACACCAAGGTGAACCTGGTCTCCTCCTCCCACAACGGCCCGGTGACCACGAGCCTGGTGGCGCGCTACACGGACGGCACCACCACAACCCTGCCCACCACGATCGGCGACTGGGCAGGCAGCACCCCCCAAGGCACCACAATCGCCCTGGACATGCCGCACCGCGTCAAAGCGGGCCAGGGCCAGGACACCCCACCAGTCCGCCTCTTCAGCCAGACCCTGCCCCTGGACCCCACCAAGAGCCTGGTCTCCCTGACCCTCCCGAACGACCCCCGAGTGGAGATCTACGCCCTGACCCTCACCTGA
- the recQ gene encoding DNA helicase RecQ codes for MTSSETGSSVSDATQVLRRVFGYDTFRGDQQAIIDHVVSGGDALVLMPTGGGKSLCYQIPALVRPGTGVVVSPLIALMQDQVDALTALGVRAGFLNSTQLPDERQLVESMFLAGELDLLYLAPERLRLESTMRLLDRGKVSLFAIDEAHCVSQWGHDFRPDYLGLSDLHERWPDIPRIALTATATKATHTEIATRLNLSEAKHFVASFDRPNIQYRIVGKADPKKQLLDLLRSEHAGDAGIVYCLSRASVEKTAEFLVTNGIEAVPYHAGLDSRVRAANQSRFLREDGLVVVATIAFGMGIDKPDVRFVAHLDLPKSVEGYYQETGRAGRDGLPSTAWLAYGLQDVVQQRKMIEQSEGDEAHRRRQAQHLNAMLALCETVECRRVQLLNYFGQEGRPCGNCDTCLTPAESWDGTIPAQKLLSTVFRLKRERNQKFGAGQVIDILLGKKTAKVIEHDHDQLTVFGIGTDLREQEWRAVVRQLLAQGLLAVEGDYGTLVLTEGSNQVLGRQREVMLRREPERPATKSSQAKAKKAAAAADLPAEAAPLFEELRAWRAAQARELGLPAYVIFHDATLRTFATLRPGSMAELGKISGVGESKLEKYGEQVLEVIAGHGGGE; via the coding sequence GTGACTTCCTCCGAGACCGGATCCAGCGTGAGCGATGCGACGCAGGTGCTGCGCCGGGTCTTCGGCTACGACACGTTCCGAGGCGACCAGCAGGCCATCATCGACCACGTCGTCAGCGGTGGCGACGCTCTGGTCCTGATGCCCACCGGTGGCGGGAAGTCGTTGTGCTACCAGATTCCCGCGCTGGTGCGGCCCGGGACCGGGGTGGTGGTCTCACCGCTGATCGCCCTGATGCAGGACCAGGTCGACGCGCTCACCGCGCTGGGTGTGCGGGCCGGGTTCCTCAACTCCACACAGCTGCCCGACGAGCGGCAGCTGGTGGAGTCGATGTTCCTGGCCGGTGAGCTCGACCTGCTGTACCTGGCGCCGGAGCGGTTGCGGCTGGAGTCCACGATGCGGCTGCTCGACCGGGGCAAGGTCTCGCTGTTCGCCATCGACGAGGCGCACTGCGTGTCCCAGTGGGGCCACGACTTCCGGCCGGACTACCTCGGGCTGTCCGACCTGCACGAGCGGTGGCCGGACATCCCGCGCATCGCGCTGACCGCCACGGCCACCAAGGCCACGCACACCGAGATCGCCACGCGGCTCAACCTCAGCGAGGCCAAGCACTTCGTGGCCAGCTTCGACCGGCCGAACATCCAGTACCGCATCGTCGGCAAGGCCGATCCGAAGAAGCAGCTGCTCGACCTGCTGCGCTCCGAGCACGCCGGGGACGCGGGCATCGTGTACTGCCTGTCCCGGGCGTCGGTGGAGAAGACTGCGGAGTTCCTGGTCACCAACGGCATCGAGGCGGTGCCGTACCACGCCGGGCTCGACTCGCGGGTGCGCGCGGCCAACCAGTCGCGGTTCCTGCGGGAGGACGGGCTGGTCGTGGTGGCCACGATCGCCTTCGGCATGGGCATCGACAAGCCGGACGTGCGGTTCGTGGCGCACCTGGACCTGCCGAAGTCCGTGGAGGGCTACTACCAGGAGACCGGGCGCGCGGGACGTGACGGGCTGCCGTCCACGGCCTGGCTGGCGTACGGGCTGCAGGACGTGGTGCAGCAGCGGAAGATGATCGAGCAGTCCGAGGGCGACGAGGCGCACCGGCGCAGGCAGGCGCAGCACCTCAACGCGATGCTGGCGCTGTGCGAGACGGTGGAGTGCCGCCGGGTGCAGCTGCTGAACTACTTCGGGCAGGAGGGGCGGCCGTGCGGCAACTGCGACACCTGCCTGACGCCCGCGGAGTCCTGGGACGGCACGATCCCGGCGCAGAAGCTGCTGTCCACGGTGTTCCGGCTCAAGCGGGAGCGGAACCAGAAGTTCGGCGCGGGGCAGGTCATCGACATCCTGCTCGGCAAGAAGACCGCGAAGGTGATCGAGCACGACCACGACCAGCTGACGGTGTTCGGCATCGGCACCGACCTGCGGGAGCAGGAGTGGCGGGCGGTGGTGCGGCAGCTGCTGGCACAGGGGCTGCTGGCCGTGGAGGGTGACTACGGCACGTTGGTGCTCACCGAGGGCAGCAACCAGGTGCTCGGGCGGCAGCGCGAGGTGATGCTGCGGCGGGAGCCGGAGCGTCCGGCCACGAAGTCCAGCCAGGCCAAGGCGAAGAAGGCGGCCGCTGCCGCCGATCTGCCCGCCGAGGCGGCTCCGCTGTTCGAGGAGCTGCGGGCCTGGCGCGCGGCGCAGGCCCGGGAGCTGGGGCTGCCCGCGTACGTGATCTTCCACGACGCCACGCTGCGCACCTTCGCCACGCTGCGGCCCGGGTCGATGGCGGAGCTGGGCAAGATCAGCGGCGTGGGCGAGAGCAAGCTGGAGAAGTACGGCGAGCAGGTGCTGGAGGTCATCGCCGGGCACGGCGGTGGGGAGTAG